The following are encoded in a window of Panicum virgatum strain AP13 chromosome 5N, P.virgatum_v5, whole genome shotgun sequence genomic DNA:
- the LOC120671933 gene encoding transaldolase-like, whose translation MTGTVSKLAAPRPAAALLPPASLRSAALAFAPSPRRLRVSIAGRARSPVVAMASAKEGNGAPTKKTALHDLYELQGLSPWYDNLCRPVTDLLPLIASGVRGVTSNPTIFQKAISSSSAYDDQFKQLISAGKDAESAYWELVIKDIQDACKLFEPIYNETDGADGYVSVEVSPRLANDTQGTVEAAKWLHKVVNRPNVYIKIPATAECVPSIREVISNGISVNVTLIFSIVRYEAVIDAYLDGLEASGLSDLSRVTSVASFFVSRVDTLIDKMLEKIGTPEALSLRGKAAVAQAKLANQLYQKKFSGPRWEALAKKGAKKQRLLWASTGVKNPAYPDTLYVDSLIGPDTVNTMPDQALHAFIDHGTVSRTVDANVSEAEGVYSALEKLGIDWDEVGKQLELEGVDSFKKSFDSLLVSLQEKGNSLKTASV comes from the exons ATGACCGGCACGGTGTCCAAGCTGGCggcgccccggccggcggcggcgctgctcccgccggcgtccctccgctccgccgccctcgccttcgccccctccccgcgccggcTCCGCGTCTCCATCGCCGGCCGCGCCAGGAGCCCCGTCGT TGCGATGGCTTCTGCCAAGGAAGGGAATGGTGCTCCGACCAAGAAGACCGCACTTCACGATCTCTATGAGCTCCAGGGCCTGTCCCCATGGTACGACAACCTCTGCAGGCCTGTCACCGACTTGCTGCCCCTTATTGCCAGCGGTGTTCGCGGAGTCACCAGCAACCCTACG ATTTTCCAGAAAGCCATTTCATCGTCAAGCGCATATGATGATCAATTCAAGCAGCTCATTTCAGCTGGAAAGGATGCAGAGAGTGCTTACTGGGAACTCGTTATAAAGGACATCCAAGATGCGTGCAAACTTTTTGAGCCTATCTACAACGAGACAGATGGTGCTGATGGGTATGTCTCTGTGGAGGTGTCTCCTAGGTTGGCAAATGACACTCAAGGAACAGTTGAGGCCGCAAAGTGGTTGCACAAAGTGGTCAACCGCCCCAATGTCTACATAAAGATCCCTGCTACTGCAGAATGTGTTCCTTCTATCCGGGAAGTCATCTCTAATGGCATTAGCGTCAACGTCACA CTTATTTTCTCTATTGTGAGATATGAGGCTGTGATTGATGCTTACCTTGATGGGCTAGAGGCTTCGGGTTTGAGTGACTTATCTCGAGTTACCAGTGTTGCATCCTTCTTTGTCAGCCGAGTTGACACCCTTATTGATAAAATGCTCGAAAAGATTGGAACACCTGAGGCACTTTCCCTTAGAGGAAAG GCTGCTGTAGCACAGGCAAAATTAGCAAATCAGCTCTACCAGAAGAAATTCTCTGGCCCGAGATGGGAAGCTTTGGCTAAGAAAGGTGCCAAGAAGCAGAGATTGTTGTGGGCATCCACTGGCGTCAAGAACCCTGCTTATCCTGACACCCTTTATGTGGACAGTCTGATTGGACCTGACACG GTCAACACGATGCCTGACCAAGCGTTGCATGCATTCATAGACCACGGCACTGTTTCAAGGACAGTTGATGCGAATGTGTCGGAGGCAGAAGGTGTATACAGTGCCCTGGAGAAGCTTGGCATCGACTGGGATGAGGTGGGGAAGCAGCTTGAGCTGGAAGGAGTGGACTCGTTCAAGAAGAGCTTTGACAGCCTACTTGTGAGTCTCCAGGAGAAGGGCAACAGCCTCAAGACGGCAAGCGTGTAA
- the LOC120673872 gene encoding probable glucuronosyltransferase Os01g0926400 isoform X2 → MPRKYNQMLLSKDSRCLHHMFAAEIFTHQFLLSSAVRTLDPEEADWFYTPVYTTCDLTPQGFPLPFRAPRIMRSAVKYVATTWPYWNRTEGADHFFLTPHDFGACFHYQEERAMERGILPLLRRATLVQTFGQRNHVCLQEGSITIPPYANPHKMQAHLINPGTPRSIFVYFRGLFYDMGNDPEGGYYARGARASVWENFKDNPLFDISTEHPSTYYEDMQRAIFCLCPLGWAPWSPRLVEAVVFGCIPVIIADDIVLPFADAIPWEQISVFVAERDVPRLDSILTSIPLQDILRKQRLLAGASVKQALLFHQPARPGDAFDQILNGLARKLPHGKGVFLQPGEKVLDWDAGLESDLKPW, encoded by the exons ATGCCGCGCAAGTACAACCAGATGCTGCTGTCCAAGGACAGCCGGTGCCTGCACCACATGTTCGCGGCCGAGATCTTCACGCACCAGTTCCTGCTGTCCAGCGCGGTGCGGACGCTGGACCCGGAGGAGGCCGACTGGTTCTACACCCCCGTGTACACCACCTGCGACCTCACGCCGCAGGGCTTCCCCCTCCCGTTCCGGGCGCCACGAATCATGCGCAGCGCCGTCAAGTACGTCGCCACCACGTGGCCCTACTGGAACAGGACCGAGGGCGCCGACCACTTCTTCCTAACACCCCACGACTTCGGCGCCTGCTTCCACTACCAG GAGGAGAGGGCGATGGAGAGGGGCATCCTGCCGCTGCTCCGGCGCGCGACGCTGGTGCAGACGTTCGGGCAGCGGAACCACGTGTGCCTGCAGGAGGGGTCCATCACCATCCCGCCCTACGCCAACCCGCACAAGATGCAGGCGCACCTCATCAACCCCGGCACGCCGCGCTCCATCTTCGTCTACTTCCGCGGCCTCTTCTACGACATGGGCAACGACCCCGAGGGTGGCTACTACGCCAG gggcgcgcgcgcgtCAGTGTGGGAGAACTTCAAGGACAACCCGCTGTTCGACATTTCGACGGAGCACCCGTCAACGTACTACGAGGACATGCAGCGCGCCATCTTCTGCCTGTGCCCGCTGGGGTGGGCGCCGTGGAGCCCGCGGCTGGTGGAGGCGGTGGTGTTCGGTTGCATCCCGGTGAtcatcgccgacgacatcgtaCTGCCCTTCGCGGACGCCATCCCCTGGGAGCAGATCAGCGTGTTCGTGGCGGAGCGCGACGTGCCGCGCCTCGACTCCATTCTCACCTCCATCCCGCTCCAGGACATCCTCAGGAAGCAGCGCCTGCTCGCCGGCGCGTCCGTCAAGCAGGCGCTGCTCTTCCACCAGCCCGCAAGGCCCGGGGACGCCTTCGACCAGATACTCAACGGGCTGGCGCGCAAGCTGCCGCACGGCAAGGGCGTGTTCCTCCAGCCCGGGGAGAAGGTGCTCGACTGGGACGCTGGGCTCGAGAGCGACCTCAAGCCTTGGTAG
- the LOC120673872 gene encoding probable glucuronosyltransferase Os01g0926400 isoform X1, with the protein MGRERRPWPAAAAAVLLLVASCVAAAPLQQHQRARITGDAGGVLDDNPVGKLKVFVYEMPRKYNQMLLSKDSRCLHHMFAAEIFTHQFLLSSAVRTLDPEEADWFYTPVYTTCDLTPQGFPLPFRAPRIMRSAVKYVATTWPYWNRTEGADHFFLTPHDFGACFHYQEERAMERGILPLLRRATLVQTFGQRNHVCLQEGSITIPPYANPHKMQAHLINPGTPRSIFVYFRGLFYDMGNDPEGGYYARGARASVWENFKDNPLFDISTEHPSTYYEDMQRAIFCLCPLGWAPWSPRLVEAVVFGCIPVIIADDIVLPFADAIPWEQISVFVAERDVPRLDSILTSIPLQDILRKQRLLAGASVKQALLFHQPARPGDAFDQILNGLARKLPHGKGVFLQPGEKVLDWDAGLESDLKPW; encoded by the exons ATGGGGCGGGAGAGGaggccgtggccggcggcggccgccgccgttctTCTGCTCGTCGCCTCCTgcgtcgccgcggcgccgctgcagcagcaccagcgcGCCAGGATCACAG gggacgccggcggcgtgctggACGACAACCCGGTGGGGAAGCTGAAGGTGTTCGTGTACGAGATGCCGCGCAAGTACAACCAGATGCTGCTGTCCAAGGACAGCCGGTGCCTGCACCACATGTTCGCGGCCGAGATCTTCACGCACCAGTTCCTGCTGTCCAGCGCGGTGCGGACGCTGGACCCGGAGGAGGCCGACTGGTTCTACACCCCCGTGTACACCACCTGCGACCTCACGCCGCAGGGCTTCCCCCTCCCGTTCCGGGCGCCACGAATCATGCGCAGCGCCGTCAAGTACGTCGCCACCACGTGGCCCTACTGGAACAGGACCGAGGGCGCCGACCACTTCTTCCTAACACCCCACGACTTCGGCGCCTGCTTCCACTACCAG GAGGAGAGGGCGATGGAGAGGGGCATCCTGCCGCTGCTCCGGCGCGCGACGCTGGTGCAGACGTTCGGGCAGCGGAACCACGTGTGCCTGCAGGAGGGGTCCATCACCATCCCGCCCTACGCCAACCCGCACAAGATGCAGGCGCACCTCATCAACCCCGGCACGCCGCGCTCCATCTTCGTCTACTTCCGCGGCCTCTTCTACGACATGGGCAACGACCCCGAGGGTGGCTACTACGCCAG gggcgcgcgcgcgtCAGTGTGGGAGAACTTCAAGGACAACCCGCTGTTCGACATTTCGACGGAGCACCCGTCAACGTACTACGAGGACATGCAGCGCGCCATCTTCTGCCTGTGCCCGCTGGGGTGGGCGCCGTGGAGCCCGCGGCTGGTGGAGGCGGTGGTGTTCGGTTGCATCCCGGTGAtcatcgccgacgacatcgtaCTGCCCTTCGCGGACGCCATCCCCTGGGAGCAGATCAGCGTGTTCGTGGCGGAGCGCGACGTGCCGCGCCTCGACTCCATTCTCACCTCCATCCCGCTCCAGGACATCCTCAGGAAGCAGCGCCTGCTCGCCGGCGCGTCCGTCAAGCAGGCGCTGCTCTTCCACCAGCCCGCAAGGCCCGGGGACGCCTTCGACCAGATACTCAACGGGCTGGCGCGCAAGCTGCCGCACGGCAAGGGCGTGTTCCTCCAGCCCGGGGAGAAGGTGCTCGACTGGGACGCTGGGCTCGAGAGCGACCTCAAGCCTTGGTAG
- the LOC120673404 gene encoding probable glucuronosyltransferase Os01g0926600, giving the protein MGTGGAPAPALALALLLACAHVALVAAQDTERIEGSAGDVLEDDPVGRLKVYVYELPTKYNKKMVAKDSRCLSHMFAAEIFMHRFLLSSAIRTLNPEEADWFYTPVYTTCDLTPWGHPLPFKSPRIMRSAIQFISKHWPYWNRTEGADHFFVVPHDFGACFHYQEEKAIERGVLPLLRRATLVQTFGQKDHVCLKEGSITIPPYAPPQKMKTHLVPPETPRSIFVYFRGLFYDTANDPEGGYYARGARASVWENFKNNPLFDISADHPPTYYEDMQRAVFCLCPLGWAPWSPRLVEAVVFGCIPVIIADDIVLPFADAIPWEEIGVFVAEDDVPKLDTILTSIPMEVILRKQRLLANPSMKQAMLFPQPAQPGDAFHQILNGLVRKLPHGKDVFLKPGQKVLNWTEGPRGDLKPW; this is encoded by the exons ATGGGGACGGgtggcgcgccggcgccggccctgGCGCTCGCCTTGCTTCTCGCCTGCGCCCACGTCGCCCTCGTCGCGGCGCAGGACACCGAGCGGATCGAAG gaagtgctggtgatgtgCTAGAAGATGATCCTGTCGGGAGGCTCAAGGTATATGTGTATGAGTTGCCCACCAAGTACAACAagaagatggtggccaaggATTCTAGATGCCTCAGCCACATGTTTGCTGCAGAGATCTTCATGCACCGGTTTCTATTGTCTAGTGCAATCCGGACTTTAAATCCAGAAGAAGCTGATTGGTTCTATACTCCAGTATACACGACATGCGACCTGACTCCATGGGGTCATCCCTTGCCCTTCAAGTCTCCAAGGATAATGAGAAGCGCAATTCAGTTCATTTCCAAGCACTGGCCATACTGGAACAGGACAGAGGGAGCAGATCATTTCTTTGTTGTCCCACATGACTTTGGTGCATGCTTCCATTACCAG GAAGAGAAAGCTATTGAGCGAGGAGTCCTTCCATTGCTTCGCCGTGCGACGCTGGTCCAGACTTTTGGGCAGAAAGATCATGTCTGCCTAAAGGAAGGCTCCATTACCATCCCACCATATGCACCCCCGCAGAAGATGAAAACTCACCTTGTTCCCCCAGAGACCCCTCGTTCAATCTTTGTCTATTTCCGTGGTTTGTTCTATGATACTGCAAATGATCCTGAGGGTGGTTACTATGCAAG GGGCGCCCGTGCATCAGTGTGGGAGAATTTCAAGAACAACCCGCTGTTCGACATATCGGCAGACCACCCACCAACTTACTATGAGGACATGCAGCGTGCCGTCTTCTGCTTGTGCCCACTGGGCTGGGCCCCATGGAGCCCCCGTTTGGTGGAGGCAGTGGTCTTTGGCTGCATCCCAGTGATCATTGCTGATGACATCGTCCTTCCCTTTGCGGATGCTATCCCATGGGAGGAAATCGGTGTCTTTGTGGCCGAGGACGACGTCCCCAAGCTGGACACCATCCTGACCTCCATACCAATGGAAGTGATCCTCCGGAAGCAGAGGCTGCTCGCGAACCCATCGATGAAGCAGGCCATGCTGTTCCCGCAGCCCGCCCAGCCCGGTGATGCCTTCCACCAGATCCTGAATGGGCTGGTGCGGAAGCTGCCCCATGGCAAGGATGTGTTCCTGAAGCCTGGGCAGAAGGTGCTGAACTGGACCGAGGGCCCCCGGGGTGATCTGAAGCCGTGGTAG
- the LOC120672658 gene encoding probable glucuronosyltransferase Os01g0926700 — protein MRRWALAIAILAAVLFLGAEAQAVQQGHQTERISGSAGDVLEDNPVGRLKVYVYDLPSKYNKKLLKKDPRCLNHMFAAEIFMHRFLLSSAVRTFNPEEADWFYTPVYTTCDLTPSGLPLPFKSPRMMRSAIELIATNWPYWNRSEGADHFFVTPHDFGACFHYQEEKAIGRGILPLLQRATLVQTFGQKNHVCLKDGSITIPPFAPPQKMQAHLIPSDTPRSIFVYFRGLFYDTSNDPEGGYYARGARASVWENFKNNPLFDISTDHPPTYYEDMQRSVFCLCPLGWAPWSPRLVEAVVFGCIPVIIADDIVLPFADAIPWEEIGVFVAEEDVPKLDSILTSIPTDVILRKQRLLANPSMKQAMLFPQPAQPGDAFHQILNGLARKLPHGDNVFLKPGERVLNWTAGPPGDLKPW, from the exons ATGAGGCGGTGGGCTTTGGCCATAGCCATTCTTGCTGCAGTGCTCTTCCTTGGAGCTGAGGCACAGGCGGTGCAGCAGGGCCACCAGACAGAGAGGATCTCAG GGAGTGCTGGTGATGTGTTAGAAGATAACCCTGTTGGGAGGCTGAAGGTCTATGTCTATGATCTCCCAAGCAAATACAATAAGAAACTGCTGAAGAAGGATCCCAGGTGCTTGAACCACATGTTTGCTGCTGAGATCTTTATGCACCGGTTCCTGTTGTCAAGCGCTGTTCGAACTTTCAATCCTGAGGAAGCAGATTGGTTCTACACGCCTGTATACACAACATGCGATCTGACTCCTTCAGGTCTTCCTTTGCCGTTCAAGTCTCCTCGAATGATGCGCAGCGCAATTGAGCTGATTGCCACAAACTGGCCTTACTGGAATAGATCAGAGGGTGCAGACCATTTCTTTGTCACACCACATGACTTTGGTGCTTGCTTCCACTATCAG GAAGAGAAAGCAATCGGACGGGGAATCCTTCCCTTGCTTCAGCGTGCTACACTGGTTCAGACATTCGGACAGAAGAACCATGTCTGCCTGAAGGACGGATCCATCACAATCCCACCGTTTGCACCTCCCCAGAAAATGCAGGCTCACCTTATCCCCTCAGACACCCCTCGATCCATCTTTGTGTACTTCCGTGGTCTGTTCTATGACACCAGCAATGATCCCGAGGGTGGTTACTACGCAAG AGGTGCTCGTGCGTCTGTCTGGGAGAACTTCAAGAACAACCCACTCTTTGACATCTCGACCGATCACCCACCAACCTACTATGAAGACATGCAGCGCTCCGTGTTCTGCTTATGCCCATTGGGCTGGGCACCATGGAGTCCCAGGCTAGTGGAAGCCGTGGTCTTTGGCTGCATCCCGGTGATCATCGCAGATGACATTGTCCTGCCCTTCGCGGACGCCATCCCTTGGGAGGAGATCGGTGTGTTCGTCGCCGAGGAGGATGTCCCAAAGCTGGACAGCATCCTGACGTCCATTCCCACAGATGTTATACTGAGGAAGCAGAGACTCCTCGCCAACCCGTCCATGAAGCAGGCCATGCTGTTCCCCCAGCCTGCTCAGCCGGGAGATGCATTCCACCAGATCCTGAACGGGCTGGCGCGCAAGCTCCCGCACGGTGACAACGTCTTCCTCAAGCCCGGGGAGAGGGTCCTGAACTGGACCGCCGGACCACCGGGCGACCTGAAGCCTTGGTAG